Proteins encoded in a region of the Burkholderia ubonensis subsp. mesacidophila genome:
- a CDS encoding MFS transporter, whose product MADLELDAAPGAAPRDAAFARQGWLAVLGGIVAVLMSVMDLQMMNAAMAQIQAGVHAPLGAGAWLSSAYLLGEAAMLPVSGMLLARLGSARYARCFILLFVAVSILCTFATGMTGLAVLRAAQGLASGALIPFAYVLIIQRLPRDEHARAFAVFGATMALAPTLGPAVGGALAALFDWRALFYINVPIGALALVLTHAGLRRLPAADASAQPVDWRSVATLAVALGALQFVLQEGRGLGWLDSPLIVALLSLAGLMLVGFVGSELHSTRALVDRGLLRNPQFVMACGANALACGATFASYFAIPYFLISVRGAGPQQIGQVIMLTGATQFVVLWFTPAIVRRLPLFITIALGAGLFAAGTFGWSALVEHYTGAGVAAAQIARGVGLSLLLAPLCVAATTVAEPAQAASASILYNMSRSLGGSLGVTLAAAGIDAAWAARVVSPGSGATVFAHAFGWMGAVVAAIGAAFCIAWFARRANVHSGER is encoded by the coding sequence ATGGCCGATCTCGAACTCGACGCGGCGCCGGGCGCCGCGCCGCGCGATGCGGCGTTCGCGCGGCAAGGCTGGCTGGCGGTGCTGGGGGGGATCGTCGCGGTCCTGATGAGCGTGATGGACCTGCAGATGATGAACGCCGCGATGGCGCAGATCCAGGCGGGCGTGCACGCGCCGCTGGGCGCGGGCGCGTGGCTGTCGTCGGCCTACCTGCTCGGCGAGGCGGCGATGCTGCCGGTGTCGGGCATGCTGCTGGCCCGGCTCGGCAGCGCGCGCTATGCGCGCTGCTTCATCCTGCTGTTCGTCGCCGTGTCGATCCTCTGCACGTTCGCCACCGGCATGACCGGGCTCGCGGTGCTGCGTGCCGCGCAAGGGCTCGCGAGCGGCGCGCTGATTCCGTTCGCGTACGTGCTGATCATCCAGCGCCTGCCGCGCGACGAGCATGCGCGCGCGTTCGCGGTGTTCGGCGCGACGATGGCGCTCGCGCCGACGCTCGGGCCGGCCGTGGGCGGCGCGCTGGCCGCGCTGTTCGACTGGCGGGCGCTGTTCTACATCAACGTGCCGATCGGCGCGCTCGCGCTCGTGCTGACGCATGCCGGCCTGCGCCGGCTGCCGGCCGCCGATGCGAGCGCGCAGCCGGTCGACTGGCGCAGCGTCGCGACGCTCGCCGTCGCGCTCGGCGCGCTGCAGTTCGTGCTGCAGGAAGGGCGCGGCCTCGGCTGGCTCGATTCGCCGCTGATCGTCGCGCTGCTCTCGCTCGCCGGGCTGATGCTGGTCGGCTTCGTCGGCAGCGAGCTGCACAGCACGCGCGCGCTCGTCGACCGCGGCCTGTTGCGCAACCCGCAGTTCGTGATGGCGTGCGGCGCGAACGCGCTGGCCTGCGGCGCGACCTTCGCCAGCTACTTCGCGATTCCGTATTTCCTGATCTCGGTGCGCGGCGCGGGGCCGCAGCAGATCGGGCAGGTCATCATGCTGACCGGCGCGACGCAGTTCGTCGTGCTGTGGTTCACGCCGGCGATCGTCAGGCGGCTGCCGCTGTTCATCACGATCGCGCTCGGCGCGGGCCTGTTCGCGGCGGGCACGTTCGGCTGGAGCGCGCTCGTCGAGCACTACACCGGCGCGGGCGTGGCGGCGGCGCAGATCGCGCGCGGCGTCGGGCTGTCGCTGCTGCTCGCGCCGCTGTGCGTGGCGGCGACGACGGTGGCCGAGCCCGCGCAGGCGGCGAGCGCGTCGATTTTGTACAACATGTCGCGCAGCCTCGGCGGCTCGCTCGGCGTCACGCTCGCGGCGGCCGGGATCGATGCGGCATGGGCGGCGCGCGTGGTGTCGCCGGGCAGCGGCGCGACGGTGTTCGCGCACGCGTTCGGCTGGATGGGCGCGGTGGTGGCGGCGATCGGCGCCGCCTTTTGCATCGCATGGTTCGCACGGCGCGCGAACGTGCATTCCGGGGAGCGTTGA
- a CDS encoding ornithine cyclodeaminase family protein yields MKPPYSYDALYAAAKLGDLIDELDELVRGSGHRHITVPPREIVPAGDAGLCLSMPAVSARHGLYINKVATIFERAPDDVLPRIHALVAAFSATTGELLGLFDGAAVTNLKCAAVSALVTRYCAAEQAEVLAVIGAGVQARQQVAAVCAVRPIREIRLYARDPARLAAFAGDVAAQCGPRVAIVRARSVDDAIDGADVIGTATASDRPIGRFANLRPGVHINCMGGHTTESRELPNPLLRDAVLIVEDVPTAIEEAGGLHRDALDLGRLAAQPVADLRRRTTVFSSTGHAFLDLATVAYLLKAVG; encoded by the coding sequence TTGAAGCCGCCTTATTCCTACGATGCGCTGTACGCGGCCGCGAAGCTCGGCGACCTGATCGACGAACTCGACGAACTGGTGCGCGGCAGCGGGCACCGGCACATCACGGTGCCGCCGCGCGAGATCGTGCCGGCGGGCGACGCGGGCCTGTGCCTGTCGATGCCGGCGGTGAGCGCGCGGCACGGGCTCTACATCAACAAGGTTGCGACCATCTTCGAACGCGCGCCGGACGACGTGCTGCCGCGCATCCACGCGCTCGTCGCGGCGTTTTCCGCGACCACCGGCGAGCTGCTCGGGCTGTTCGACGGCGCGGCCGTCACCAACCTGAAGTGCGCGGCGGTCTCGGCGCTCGTCACGCGCTACTGCGCGGCCGAGCAGGCCGAGGTGCTCGCCGTGATCGGCGCGGGGGTGCAGGCGCGCCAGCAGGTCGCGGCCGTCTGCGCGGTGCGTCCGATCCGCGAGATCCGGCTGTACGCGCGCGATCCGGCGCGGCTCGCCGCGTTCGCGGGCGACGTGGCGGCGCAGTGCGGCCCGCGCGTCGCGATCGTGCGCGCGCGTTCCGTCGACGACGCGATCGACGGCGCGGACGTGATCGGCACGGCCACCGCGTCGGACCGGCCGATCGGCCGCTTCGCGAACCTGCGGCCGGGCGTGCACATCAACTGCATGGGCGGCCACACGACCGAATCGCGCGAGCTGCCGAACCCGCTGCTGCGCGACGCGGTGCTGATCGTCGAGGACGTGCCGACCGCGATCGAGGAAGCGGGCGGACTGCACCGCGACGCGCTCGATCTCGGCCGCCTCGCGGCGCAGCCGGTGGCCGACCTGCGGCGTCGCACCACCGTGTTCAGCTCGACGGGCCACGCGTTTCTCGACCTGGCGACGGTCGCCTACCTGCTGAAAGCGGTGGGCTGA
- a CDS encoding isopenicillin N synthase family dioxygenase gives MSAIPLIDLTPSLSGDPAGERDVARQIDDACRSVGFFTVCGHGVPRDVIVGAQAASKRFFELPLAEKLRCKLPTGFTFGSDEYTPYGYSGLLEENAYAFMGVKGKPSDYVEKYSAGKLVLDDGQALPFPDGAVGNELRGALKAYYRACDALSDRLMRLFTISLGLPRDFFTIRTDQSADSLRSHLYPAFTGPIEHDQGMGAHTDSSLISLLTQTSQGIEVRIGGREWVSPGLGDVDHFLVNIGDLLSHWSNREYLSTEHRVVLLDQPRQSIVFFKLTNDDMLVEFGNKQMDALFGRDTV, from the coding sequence ATGAGCGCGATTCCCCTGATCGACCTGACGCCGTCGCTCTCCGGCGACCCGGCCGGCGAGCGCGACGTCGCCCGGCAGATCGACGACGCCTGCCGCAGCGTCGGCTTCTTCACCGTCTGCGGGCACGGCGTGCCGCGCGACGTGATCGTCGGCGCGCAGGCCGCGTCGAAGCGCTTCTTCGAGCTGCCGCTCGCCGAGAAGCTGCGCTGCAAGCTGCCGACCGGCTTCACGTTCGGCAGCGACGAATACACCCCTTACGGCTACAGCGGCCTGCTCGAGGAGAACGCGTACGCGTTCATGGGCGTGAAGGGCAAGCCGTCCGACTACGTGGAGAAGTACAGCGCGGGCAAGCTCGTGCTCGACGACGGGCAGGCGCTGCCGTTCCCCGACGGCGCAGTCGGAAATGAACTGCGCGGCGCGCTCAAGGCGTACTATCGTGCCTGCGACGCGCTGTCGGACCGGCTGATGCGCCTCTTCACGATTTCGCTCGGCCTGCCGCGCGATTTCTTCACGATCCGCACCGACCAGTCCGCCGATTCGTTGCGCTCGCATCTTTACCCGGCCTTCACCGGCCCGATCGAACACGATCAGGGCATGGGCGCGCATACCGACAGCAGCCTGATTTCGCTGCTGACCCAGACCTCGCAGGGCATCGAGGTGCGCATCGGCGGCCGGGAATGGGTTTCACCCGGGCTGGGCGACGTCGATCATTTCCTCGTCAACATCGGCGACCTGCTGTCGCACTGGTCGAACCGCGAGTATCTGTCGACCGAGCACCGCGTGGTCCTGCTCGACCAGCCCAGGCAGTCGATTGTTTTCTTCAAGTTAACGAACGACGACATGCTCGTCGAATTCGGCAACAAACAGATGGATGCATTGTTCGGCCGCGATACGGTCTGA
- a CDS encoding fatty acid desaturase family protein, translating into MSAYRKHRFAASIREQVRPLYQSNNWRGGLAVLGDYAAIGLAAAGGARWPWLAPAAILVIGSRQRALVTLLHDGVHLSLARARWLNRFLTRWPAGFAMFQSDEYYRAIHVPAHHGHLGDPQHDPDYVGFRESGLLAVTSSRAFLRGFFFKTLLLGNALGNVRELVTGRIAYMAGKRGDLARLAAAQAVVAAALSWLAGPLGYVWFWLVPFLTVSHVLAWFLEITEHYRLFGEDRSELEITRNRFPCWWERCFFGMHGETWHLTHHLFPGVPFWNLRRVHEILLQDDAYRAANAARGGLLSAPAGRVSILREILDDIDRTYWRPL; encoded by the coding sequence ATGTCGGCTTATCGCAAGCACCGGTTTGCCGCGTCGATCCGCGAACAGGTCCGGCCGCTTTATCAGTCGAACAACTGGCGCGGCGGTCTCGCGGTGCTCGGAGACTACGCGGCGATCGGGCTTGCGGCGGCGGGCGGCGCGCGCTGGCCGTGGCTCGCGCCGGCCGCGATCCTCGTGATCGGCTCGCGCCAGCGGGCGCTCGTCACGCTGCTGCATGACGGCGTCCACCTGTCGCTCGCGCGGGCGCGCTGGCTGAACCGGTTCCTGACGCGCTGGCCGGCGGGATTCGCGATGTTCCAGAGCGACGAGTACTACCGGGCGATCCACGTGCCCGCGCATCACGGCCATCTCGGCGACCCGCAGCACGACCCCGACTACGTCGGCTTCCGCGAGAGCGGCCTGCTGGCGGTGACGAGCAGCCGCGCGTTCCTGCGCGGCTTCTTCTTCAAGACGCTGCTGCTCGGCAATGCGCTCGGCAACGTGCGCGAGCTGGTGACGGGCCGCATCGCGTACATGGCCGGCAAGCGCGGCGACCTCGCGCGGCTCGCGGCGGCGCAGGCCGTCGTCGCGGCCGCGCTGTCGTGGCTCGCCGGGCCGCTCGGCTATGTCTGGTTCTGGCTGGTGCCGTTTCTCACCGTGTCGCACGTGCTCGCGTGGTTTCTCGAGATCACCGAGCACTACCGGCTGTTCGGCGAGGACCGCTCCGAGCTGGAGATCACCCGCAATCGCTTTCCGTGCTGGTGGGAGCGCTGCTTCTTCGGCATGCACGGCGAGACCTGGCATCTGACCCACCACCTGTTTCCCGGCGTGCCGTTCTGGAACCTGCGCCGGGTGCACGAGATCCTGCTGCAGGACGACGCGTACCGGGCGGCCAACGCCGCGCGGGGCGGGCTGCTGTCCGCGCCGGCCGGGCGCGTGAGCATCCTGCGCGAGATTCTCGACGATATCGACCGAACCTATTGGAGACCGCTATGA
- a CDS encoding aminotransferase class I/II-fold pyridoxal phosphate-dependent enzyme: MGQIEELRAPRNRYRNNDKAIGIGNAFWEATRDAGLAGIVANLDGDGYLKTDDGHRFLNLSCCSYLDLDSHPAVVEGAMAALQRYGVLDHCISRIRIQLPALLELEARLSALFRAKVVTAISASAATAGVLPLVASGHLSGGPKPVMVFDKQCHFSMNLYKPVCGDETLVLTSPHNDMNWLEDVCRKYPNVAYVCDGTYSMGGHAPVHDLLELQRKYGLFLYFDDSHSLSIMGEKGEGYIRSNLGELDERTIIVATLNKAFGTSGAAIMFGPKGPDTALLLERFGGPLAWSQPMNTAAIGASLAVAELHDSPELGVRQRRLQAHIAQFDRHVATEQSGNGFPIKLVAGHGDKVIAAGQQLYRQGFYVSPVFFPIVPRDQAGLRVMVRAGIDDAEMTRLCEAVASLDLH; encoded by the coding sequence ATGGGACAGATCGAGGAACTGCGCGCGCCGCGCAACCGCTACCGCAACAACGACAAGGCGATCGGCATCGGCAATGCGTTCTGGGAAGCGACGCGCGACGCCGGGCTCGCGGGCATCGTCGCGAACCTGGACGGCGACGGCTATCTGAAGACGGACGACGGCCATCGTTTCCTGAACCTGAGCTGCTGCTCGTACCTGGATCTCGATTCGCATCCGGCAGTCGTCGAGGGCGCGATGGCGGCGCTGCAGCGCTACGGCGTGCTGGATCACTGCATCTCGCGGATTCGGATCCAGCTGCCGGCGCTGCTCGAGCTGGAGGCGCGGCTGTCCGCGCTGTTCCGCGCGAAAGTGGTGACGGCGATCTCGGCGAGCGCCGCCACCGCGGGCGTGCTGCCGCTGGTCGCGTCCGGGCACCTGAGCGGCGGCCCGAAGCCGGTGATGGTGTTCGACAAGCAGTGCCATTTCTCGATGAACCTGTACAAGCCGGTGTGCGGCGACGAGACGCTCGTGCTGACCTCGCCGCACAACGACATGAACTGGCTCGAGGACGTGTGCCGCAAGTATCCGAACGTGGCCTACGTGTGCGACGGCACGTACAGCATGGGCGGCCACGCGCCCGTGCACGACCTGCTCGAACTGCAGCGCAAGTACGGGCTGTTCCTGTACTTCGACGATTCGCATTCGCTGTCGATCATGGGCGAGAAGGGCGAGGGCTACATCCGCTCGAATCTCGGCGAGCTCGACGAGCGGACCATCATCGTCGCGACGCTGAACAAGGCGTTCGGCACGAGCGGCGCGGCGATCATGTTCGGCCCGAAGGGGCCGGACACGGCGCTGCTGCTCGAGCGCTTCGGCGGCCCGCTCGCGTGGTCGCAGCCGATGAACACCGCCGCGATCGGCGCGTCGCTCGCGGTGGCCGAGCTGCACGACAGCCCCGAGCTCGGCGTGCGCCAGCGCCGGCTGCAGGCGCACATCGCGCAATTCGACCGCCACGTCGCCACCGAGCAGAGCGGCAACGGCTTTCCGATCAAGCTGGTCGCCGGCCACGGCGACAAGGTGATCGCGGCCGGCCAGCAGCTCTACCGGCAGGGCTTTTATGTTTCGCCGGTGTTTTTCCCGATCGTGCCGCGCGACCAGGCCGGCTTGCGCGTGATGGTGCGCGCCGGCATCGACGACGCGGAAATGACGCGCCTGTGCGAGGCCGTCGCCTCGCTGGACCTCCACTGA
- a CDS encoding aminotransferase class I/II-fold pyridoxal phosphate-dependent enzyme, with translation MSDVVHDGIVGPHVWRNNQKMVPAAESAWDVARRNNMLGIRVAARGTQNRLVDLDTQREFVNLSSCSYLGLNSHPDVIQGGIDALRDEGITGLSMAEFRIRLGLMEELEHGLAQQFGGPVVPAVTCSALTAAILPLLASGHLTDGEPMVMVFDRFAHFSMAFMKPVVADESLVLSCGHNDMDELEAICKRYPRVAYVCDGVYSVGGVARLDRLLDLQARYGLFLYIDDSHSLSVEGARGEGYIRSRLPELNDRTIIVASIAKAFGSTGGIAMLPSSRHFDFLYRSGPLGWSQSLRTAAIGTSLGSLKVHRSDELARRQQQLRENIALFDRHVDTPQRGNGLNIKVVEVGTQERAVFLSNELYRRGFYCSAVFFPIVARDRAGIRVMLRGDLPTETMQRFIDVLTALLDDLNEAPSHD, from the coding sequence ATGAGCGACGTCGTTCACGACGGCATCGTCGGCCCGCACGTATGGCGGAACAACCAGAAGATGGTGCCCGCGGCCGAGAGCGCATGGGACGTCGCGCGCCGCAACAACATGCTCGGCATTCGCGTGGCCGCGCGCGGCACGCAGAACCGGCTCGTCGATCTCGACACGCAGCGCGAGTTCGTGAACCTGAGCTCGTGCTCGTACCTGGGGCTCAACAGTCACCCCGACGTGATCCAGGGCGGCATCGACGCACTGCGCGACGAAGGCATCACCGGGCTGTCGATGGCCGAGTTCCGGATCCGGCTCGGCCTGATGGAGGAGCTCGAGCACGGCCTCGCGCAGCAGTTCGGCGGCCCGGTCGTGCCCGCCGTGACGTGCAGCGCGCTGACCGCCGCGATCCTGCCGCTCCTCGCGTCCGGTCACCTGACGGACGGCGAGCCGATGGTGATGGTGTTCGACCGCTTCGCGCACTTCTCGATGGCGTTCATGAAGCCCGTGGTGGCGGACGAGTCGCTCGTGCTGAGCTGCGGGCACAACGACATGGACGAGCTCGAAGCCATCTGCAAGCGCTACCCGCGGGTCGCCTACGTGTGCGACGGCGTCTATTCGGTCGGCGGCGTCGCGCGGCTCGACCGGCTGCTCGACCTGCAGGCGCGCTACGGGCTGTTCCTCTACATCGACGATTCGCATTCGCTGTCGGTGGAAGGCGCGCGCGGCGAGGGCTACATCCGTTCGCGCCTGCCGGAGCTGAACGACCGCACGATCATCGTCGCGTCGATCGCGAAGGCGTTCGGCAGCACCGGCGGCATCGCGATGCTGCCGTCGTCGCGGCACTTCGACTTCCTGTACCGGTCCGGGCCGCTCGGCTGGTCGCAGAGCCTGCGCACCGCCGCGATCGGCACGAGCCTCGGCAGCCTGAAGGTGCACCGGAGCGACGAGCTCGCGCGGCGCCAGCAGCAGCTGCGCGAGAACATCGCGCTGTTCGACCGGCATGTCGACACGCCGCAGCGCGGCAACGGACTGAACATCAAGGTCGTCGAAGTCGGGACGCAGGAGCGCGCCGTGTTCCTGTCGAACGAGCTGTACCGGCGCGGCTTCTATTGCTCCGCGGTGTTCTTCCCGATCGTCGCGCGCGACCGGGCCGGCATCCGGGTGATGCTGCGCGGCGACCTGCCGACCGAAACGATGCAGCGCTTCATCGACGTGCTCACGGCGCTGCTGGACGACCTGAACGAGGCCCCGTCGCACGACTGA
- a CDS encoding alpha/beta hydrolase, which yields MFTPASFVDPREVDAVLDDLLSVPWPPGVDAARVHYDDLGPPIADDIRIEPIASADVAGQFLTPPLADPARAVIFMHGGGYVFGSLKSHGGLAAEVARAARCRTLQLDYRRAPEHPHPAAVEDACAAYRLLLADGIAPGRIAFVGDSAGGGLVVAALVALRDAGLPLPGATVCLSPWVDLEATGESYETRKHIDPMVERETVDLVRKLYLNGIDPRTPTASPLFADLTGFPPFLIQVGEREILFSDAERLAAKARASGLDVTFEEWPALYHVWHLQFPVLSAARVAIARIGDFIRQHTEPQGDAQ from the coding sequence ATGTTTACACCTGCATCGTTCGTCGACCCGCGCGAAGTCGACGCCGTCCTGGACGACCTGCTGAGCGTGCCGTGGCCGCCGGGCGTCGACGCCGCGCGCGTGCATTACGACGACCTCGGGCCGCCGATCGCGGACGACATCCGCATCGAGCCGATCGCGTCGGCGGACGTGGCCGGCCAGTTCCTGACGCCGCCGCTCGCCGATCCTGCGCGCGCCGTGATCTTCATGCACGGCGGCGGCTACGTGTTCGGTTCGCTGAAAAGCCACGGCGGGCTCGCGGCGGAAGTCGCGCGCGCCGCGCGCTGCCGCACGCTGCAGCTCGACTACCGGCGGGCGCCCGAGCATCCGCATCCGGCCGCGGTGGAGGATGCGTGCGCGGCCTACCGGCTGCTGCTCGCCGACGGCATCGCGCCGGGCCGGATCGCGTTCGTCGGCGATTCGGCGGGCGGCGGGCTGGTGGTCGCCGCGCTCGTCGCGCTGCGCGACGCGGGCCTGCCGCTGCCGGGCGCGACCGTGTGCCTGTCGCCGTGGGTCGATCTCGAAGCGACGGGGGAGAGCTACGAAACCCGCAAGCACATCGATCCGATGGTCGAGCGCGAGACGGTCGACCTGGTGCGCAAGCTCTACCTGAACGGCATCGACCCGCGCACGCCGACCGCATCGCCGCTCTTTGCCGACCTGACCGGCTTCCCGCCGTTCCTGATCCAGGTGGGCGAACGCGAGATCCTGTTCAGCGACGCCGAGCGGCTCGCGGCGAAGGCGCGCGCGAGCGGCCTCGACGTCACGTTCGAGGAATGGCCGGCGCTCTACCACGTGTGGCACCTGCAGTTTCCGGTGCTGAGCGCGGCGCGCGTCGCGATCGCCCGTATCGGCGACTTCATCCGTCAGCACACCGAACCGCAAGGAGACGCGCAATGA